The following coding sequences are from one Verrucomicrobiia bacterium window:
- a CDS encoding PDZ domain-containing protein, with translation MRYADVSATQIVFVYAGDIWLAPKSGGLAIKLSSPPGEEMFPKFSPDGTQIAFSANYDGNTDIYVVPVTGGLPRRLTHHGAADRVIDWYPDGRSLLYATMMTSYKDRFNQLYRIPVTGGLPEKLPVPYGEFGALSPDGKVLAYTPISVDFRTWKRYRGGMNPDIWLFDLEKNTARNLTRHEANDSLPMWRGDTIYFLSNRDPHGRDNLWAYDTKKERFRQLTAFQDFDVKFPSLGPADIVFECGGRLYLLDLATEKYQEVKIQVVTDRSTLKPRLENVSGYIHNAAVSPAGKRVIFEARGDLFSAPAENGVVRNLTRSSGVAERYPAWSPDGRWVAYFSDRTGEYELTLRAPDGSGEEQTLTSLGPGYRYRPQWSPDSQKIVWIDQAMKIWLHDLAQKQTRMIDRQKWRYHGALHAFSVSWSPDSRWLAYDADKDNRQSCIVLYDTEKQQRHEVTAGFYDDREPVFDPDGKYLFLRTGRQFTPSYSELDNSWIYANTWRLAAVPLRRDVPSPLAPRNDDEPMKKEETKEENPKPETAKAPEKAEEKPAAEKPAAKPSDKKPKPVHIDLEGFEERMVLLPPKAGRYGDLCAVAGKLIYRVLPRTGSDATASPIEFYDLEKRETRRILDDADDLQLAAGREKLLVRKDRTYAVIEPKENQNLNKKVDTAGFEALIDPPAEWRQIFTDAWRIERDYFYDPNLHGVDWKAMRERYGKMLEDCVTRWDVNFVIGELIAELNASHTYRSGGDVPRTPERGVGYLGCDFSFENGTYRIKKIIRAAPWDTEVTSPLLRPGLTNVQEGDYLLAVNGQPLDPQQDPWAAFQGLADKPVLLTVNERPDMQGAREVLVHTLASEARLRHLAWINENRLKVERLSQGRIGYVYVPDTGVNGQTELVRQFRAQITKDALIIDERFNSGGQIPDRFIELLSRKRENYWGVRDGLDWPWPPVAHTGPKAMLINGWSGSGGDCFPYYFKQAGLGPLIGMRTWGGLIGMTGTPALVDNGSVTAPTFGIYNLKGEWIIEGYGVDPDTEVVDDPARMAQGGDPQLERAVEELLKALKKNPPTPVKRPKYPNRAGKA, from the coding sequence ATGCGGTATGCAGATGTTTCCGCCACCCAGATTGTGTTTGTTTATGCCGGGGATATCTGGCTGGCGCCCAAGTCGGGTGGCCTCGCCATCAAGCTCAGCTCGCCCCCCGGCGAGGAGATGTTTCCCAAGTTTTCGCCGGACGGCACCCAAATTGCCTTCAGCGCCAATTACGATGGCAACACGGATATTTACGTGGTCCCGGTGACCGGCGGATTGCCCCGGCGGCTCACCCATCACGGCGCCGCGGACCGCGTGATCGATTGGTATCCGGATGGCCGCTCCCTCCTTTATGCCACCATGATGACCAGTTACAAGGACCGGTTTAATCAGCTTTATCGCATCCCGGTCACCGGCGGTCTGCCGGAAAAGTTGCCGGTGCCCTATGGCGAATTTGGCGCCCTGTCACCCGATGGCAAGGTCCTGGCCTACACCCCCATAAGTGTGGATTTTCGCACGTGGAAACGTTACCGCGGCGGCATGAATCCTGACATCTGGCTTTTTGATCTGGAGAAAAACACCGCCCGCAACCTTACCCGTCATGAGGCCAACGACTCGCTGCCCATGTGGCGGGGGGACACGATTTATTTTCTCTCCAATCGTGATCCCCACGGCCGCGACAACCTGTGGGCGTACGACACCAAAAAAGAACGCTTCCGCCAACTGACCGCCTTTCAGGATTTTGATGTCAAGTTTCCCAGCCTGGGCCCCGCGGACATCGTCTTCGAGTGTGGCGGCAGGCTGTATTTGTTGGACCTGGCCACCGAGAAATATCAGGAGGTGAAGATTCAAGTCGTCACCGACCGCAGCACGCTCAAGCCGCGGCTGGAAAATGTTTCCGGTTACATTCACAACGCCGCCGTTTCGCCCGCGGGCAAGCGGGTCATTTTCGAGGCGCGCGGTGATTTGTTCAGCGCGCCGGCGGAAAACGGGGTGGTGCGCAATCTGACCCGCAGCTCCGGCGTGGCCGAGCGCTACCCGGCCTGGTCGCCCGATGGCCGCTGGGTGGCGTACTTCAGTGATCGCACAGGCGAGTATGAGCTGACCCTTCGGGCGCCCGATGGCAGTGGAGAGGAACAAACCTTGACCTCTTTGGGGCCCGGATACCGCTACCGGCCGCAGTGGTCGCCGGACAGCCAGAAAATCGTCTGGATTGATCAGGCCATGAAAATCTGGCTCCACGATTTAGCCCAAAAACAGACCCGCATGATTGACCGGCAGAAGTGGCGTTACCACGGCGCCTTGCACGCTTTTTCGGTGAGCTGGTCACCGGACAGCCGTTGGCTGGCTTATGATGCGGACAAGGACAACCGCCAGAGCTGCATAGTTTTGTACGACACGGAGAAGCAGCAACGGCACGAAGTTACCGCCGGTTTCTATGACGATCGCGAGCCGGTTTTTGATCCGGACGGCAAATACCTTTTCCTGCGCACCGGCCGGCAGTTTACCCCCAGTTACAGCGAGCTGGATAATTCCTGGATTTACGCCAACACCTGGCGGCTGGCCGCCGTCCCCTTGCGCCGGGATGTGCCCTCGCCCCTGGCTCCCCGCAATGACGACGAGCCGATGAAAAAAGAGGAAACCAAGGAGGAAAACCCCAAGCCGGAAACCGCCAAAGCACCCGAAAAGGCGGAGGAAAAACCGGCTGCCGAGAAGCCGGCGGCCAAACCCTCCGACAAGAAACCCAAGCCGGTCCACATTGACCTGGAGGGGTTTGAAGAGCGCATGGTGCTCCTGCCACCCAAAGCCGGGCGTTACGGGGATTTGTGTGCCGTGGCCGGCAAGTTGATTTATCGTGTGTTGCCGCGCACCGGCTCGGATGCCACGGCCTCCCCGATCGAGTTTTATGATTTGGAAAAACGGGAAACCCGGCGGATCCTGGATGATGCCGACGACCTCCAGCTTGCAGCAGGCCGTGAAAAACTGCTGGTGCGCAAGGACCGCACTTATGCGGTCATTGAGCCCAAGGAAAATCAGAATTTGAACAAGAAGGTGGACACCGCGGGTTTCGAGGCGCTGATTGATCCCCCGGCCGAGTGGCGGCAAATCTTCACGGATGCCTGGCGCATCGAACGCGATTATTTCTACGATCCCAACCTCCACGGCGTGGACTGGAAGGCCATGCGCGAGCGCTATGGGAAAATGCTGGAGGACTGCGTCACCCGCTGGGATGTGAATTTTGTTATCGGCGAATTGATTGCCGAATTGAACGCCTCGCACACCTATCGCAGCGGGGGCGATGTGCCACGCACGCCCGAGCGCGGGGTGGGATATTTGGGCTGCGACTTCAGTTTTGAAAACGGGACCTATCGCATCAAGAAAATCATTCGGGCCGCCCCTTGGGACACCGAGGTTACTTCGCCCTTGCTGCGCCCGGGCCTCACCAATGTGCAGGAGGGGGATTACCTGCTGGCCGTCAACGGGCAGCCGCTGGACCCGCAACAAGATCCTTGGGCGGCCTTTCAGGGGCTGGCTGACAAGCCGGTGCTGTTGACTGTCAATGAACGCCCGGACATGCAGGGAGCGCGGGAGGTCTTGGTGCACACCCTGGCCAGCGAGGCCCGGCTGCGGCATTTGGCGTGGATCAATGAAAATCGCCTGAAGGTGGAGCGCCTGAGCCAGGGGCGCATTGGTTACGTGTATGTGCCCGACACCGGTGTCAATGGCCAGACCGAGCTGGTGCGCCAGTTCCGCGCCCAAATAACCAAGGATGCCCTGATCATTGATGAACGGTTCAACAGCGGCGGGCAGATTCCCGATCGCTTCATCGAGCTTTTATCCCGGAAGCGGGAAAATTATTGGGGCGTGCGCGATGGTTTGGACTGGCCTTGGCCGCCGGTGGCGCACACCGGGCCGAAGGCCATGCTCATCAACGGGTGGAGCGGCTCCGGGGGCGATTGTTTCCCTTATTATTTCAAACAAGCGGGCCTGGGGCCGTTGATTGGTATGCGCACCTGGGGCGGCCTGATTGGCATGACGGGCACGCCGGCGCTGGTGGACAATGGGAGCGTGACCGCTCCCACCTTCGGCATCTACAATCTCAAAGGCGAATGGATTATCGAGGGCTATGGGGTGGATCCGGACACTGAAGTGGTGGATGATCCAGCCCGTATGGCCCAGGGGGGTGATCCCCAACTGGAGCGGGCCGTCGAGGAGCTGCTCAAGGCCCTCAAAAAGAATCCGCCTACGCCGGTGAAGCGGCCCAAATATCCCAACCGCGCGGGTAAGGCCTGA
- the gltX gene encoding glutamate--tRNA ligase codes for MKVRVRFAPSPTGYLHIGGARTALFNWLFARHHGGKFILRIEDTDAARNTEEAVKVILDGLHWLGLDWDEGPLTPEATGPYRGDYGPYFQSQRRELYMDRVQDLLRAGHAYEKDGAIKFKMSREPIIIEDLVVGEIKRQLTDREELDPDFVIVRSDGQPVFHLVNVVDDIDMQITHVIRGEDHISNTSKHLALFRAFGVTPPKYAHIPLILNQDGSKMSKRDKGASLTTYQAEGFAPEAVVNYLCLLGWSPKDNREIMSREELIERFDLPQVLRHNARFDYQKLVWMNGEYITRMAPDRYYELAVHALAHAGIDTNRYPLPYVKAALDTCKEKIDLFAELPAFAGFYFTEELTYEAEAAQKEFTPENRPRLQKLREAFAALPSFDAATLEATLKKLAAELGVKAGVLVHPTRLACTGRTAGPSLYHLLEVLGKERVLQRLDRALAKMN; via the coding sequence ATGAAAGTTCGCGTGCGTTTTGCGCCAAGTCCCACGGGGTACCTGCACATCGGGGGTGCCCGCACCGCGTTATTCAACTGGCTGTTTGCGCGGCATCACGGCGGCAAATTTATCCTGCGCATCGAGGACACCGATGCGGCCCGCAACACGGAGGAGGCGGTCAAGGTCATCCTGGACGGGTTGCACTGGCTGGGGCTGGACTGGGATGAAGGGCCATTGACGCCGGAGGCCACCGGCCCTTACCGCGGCGACTATGGGCCGTATTTCCAAAGTCAGCGGCGCGAGCTGTACATGGACCGCGTACAGGATCTGCTGCGCGCCGGCCATGCCTATGAGAAGGACGGGGCCATCAAATTCAAGATGAGCCGCGAGCCGATCATCATTGAGGATTTGGTGGTGGGGGAAATCAAGCGACAGCTCACCGATCGTGAAGAGCTGGACCCGGATTTTGTGATTGTCCGCTCCGACGGCCAGCCGGTGTTTCACCTGGTCAACGTGGTGGACGACATTGACATGCAAATCACCCACGTCATCCGGGGCGAAGACCATATCAGCAACACCTCCAAGCATCTGGCGTTGTTTCGGGCCTTTGGAGTCACGCCGCCCAAGTACGCCCATATCCCGCTGATTCTCAACCAGGACGGCTCAAAGATGAGCAAGCGGGACAAAGGCGCTTCGCTCACCACCTACCAAGCCGAGGGCTTTGCCCCCGAGGCCGTGGTGAACTACCTGTGCCTGCTGGGGTGGTCCCCCAAGGACAACCGCGAGATCATGAGCCGCGAGGAATTAATTGAGCGGTTTGATCTGCCGCAGGTCCTGCGCCACAATGCGCGGTTTGATTACCAGAAATTGGTGTGGATGAACGGCGAATACATCACCCGCATGGCTCCGGACCGCTATTACGAGCTGGCCGTCCATGCCCTGGCTCATGCCGGCATTGACACCAACCGTTATCCCCTGCCCTACGTCAAGGCGGCGCTGGATACCTGCAAGGAAAAGATCGATTTGTTTGCGGAGCTGCCTGCCTTTGCCGGCTTTTATTTCACCGAGGAACTGACCTACGAGGCCGAGGCGGCGCAAAAGGAATTCACCCCGGAAAACCGGCCGCGCCTGCAGAAGCTGCGGGAGGCCTTTGCCGCCTTGCCCAGCTTTGACGCCGCCACGCTGGAGGCCACGTTGAAGAAACTGGCCGCCGAGCTGGGCGTGAAGGCCGGCGTGCTGGTGCATCCCACCCGCCTGGCCTGCACCGGCCGCACCGCCGGGCCAAGCCTATATCACCTGCTGGAAGTGCTGGGCAAGGAGCGGGTGTTGCAGCGGCTGGACCGCGCCCTGGCGAAAATGAACTGA
- the rpsT gene encoding 30S ribosomal protein S20 produces MPNTKSAERRVRSSARRRIRNRKVKLGLKSLQKELNALVAAGKKEEAAAAYRKVSSALDKAAKSGVIPKTAASRKRSRLAHRVNAVK; encoded by the coding sequence ATGCCGAATACCAAATCTGCAGAACGCCGCGTGCGCAGCAGCGCCCGGCGGCGCATCCGCAACCGCAAGGTCAAGCTGGGCCTGAAGTCCCTGCAAAAGGAATTGAATGCCTTGGTGGCCGCCGGCAAGAAGGAAGAGGCCGCAGCCGCCTATCGCAAGGTCAGCTCGGCGCTCGACAAGGCAGCCAAGAGCGGGGTCATCCCCAAGACCGCCGCCAGCCGCAAGCGCTCCCGGCTGGCCCACCGCGTCAACGCGGTCAAGTAA
- a CDS encoding Gfo/Idh/MocA family oxidoreductase, whose translation MMKKDALAMKTNRRQFLRAAAAATAAFSLVPRHVLGGPRFVPPSEKVNIALVGAGGQGRTNARSLFQQEDAQIIAIADPAEYWELKRFYYGGVGGRKPVKEEIEKHYAQKTPNFKCAEYEDFRVMLEKEKAIDAVLCATPDHLHAYVCILAMKMGKHVYCEKPLTHSVWEARMVAKVARETGVATQMGNQGHSDEGIRSTCEWIWDGAIGEVREVCAWTGAGKWMKEVGRPATQDPVPKGLNWDLWLGPREPRPYHNSYAPVSWRSYWDFGTAAIGDMACHNLDPAFMALDLATPASVEGTAFALDDYTCYECGMFTYKYPARGQFPPLVVRWFDGGLYPPRPDELEEGEQMGANNNGIYFVGTKGVIICPGWAGNPRIWPDSLMQAYKRPPKKLKRVKGHHRDWLDACKGGEPASANFEYGAKLTEVVLLGTVALRSRKKIYWDAANMKATNAPEADRFLKGTYRKGWELPV comes from the coding sequence ATGATGAAAAAAGACGCCCTTGCCATGAAAACCAACCGCCGCCAATTTTTGCGGGCCGCCGCTGCGGCCACGGCCGCTTTTTCCCTCGTTCCCCGCCATGTCCTGGGGGGGCCGCGCTTCGTACCGCCCAGTGAGAAAGTGAACATCGCCCTGGTGGGGGCTGGCGGCCAGGGCCGCACCAATGCGCGCAGCCTCTTCCAACAGGAGGATGCGCAGATCATCGCCATTGCCGATCCGGCTGAGTATTGGGAATTAAAGCGCTTTTATTATGGCGGCGTCGGGGGACGCAAACCGGTGAAGGAGGAGATTGAGAAGCATTACGCGCAAAAGACGCCTAATTTCAAATGCGCGGAGTACGAAGATTTCCGGGTCATGCTCGAAAAGGAGAAGGCGATTGACGCGGTGTTGTGCGCAACACCGGATCATCTGCATGCCTACGTCTGCATCCTGGCCATGAAAATGGGCAAGCATGTTTATTGCGAAAAGCCCCTCACGCATAGTGTGTGGGAGGCGCGCATGGTGGCCAAGGTGGCGCGCGAGACCGGCGTGGCCACCCAAATGGGCAATCAGGGGCATTCGGATGAGGGGATCCGTTCCACTTGTGAGTGGATTTGGGACGGGGCGATCGGCGAAGTGCGCGAAGTCTGCGCCTGGACGGGGGCCGGCAAGTGGATGAAGGAAGTGGGCCGGCCGGCCACGCAGGACCCCGTGCCCAAGGGATTGAACTGGGATTTGTGGCTGGGACCCCGCGAGCCGCGGCCCTACCATAATTCCTATGCGCCGGTGAGCTGGCGGTCCTACTGGGATTTTGGCACGGCGGCGATCGGCGACATGGCCTGCCACAACCTGGACCCCGCCTTCATGGCGCTGGATTTGGCCACGCCTGCCAGCGTGGAGGGCACGGCGTTCGCCCTGGATGACTACACCTGCTACGAGTGCGGCATGTTCACCTACAAATATCCGGCGCGCGGCCAGTTCCCGCCCCTCGTGGTGCGGTGGTTCGACGGCGGGTTGTATCCGCCACGGCCCGATGAGCTGGAAGAAGGCGAGCAGATGGGCGCCAACAATAACGGCATTTACTTTGTGGGCACCAAGGGAGTCATCATCTGCCCCGGCTGGGCCGGCAACCCGCGCATCTGGCCAGACTCGCTCATGCAGGCGTACAAGCGCCCCCCCAAAAAGCTCAAGCGCGTTAAAGGGCATCATCGGGACTGGCTGGATGCCTGCAAGGGCGGCGAGCCGGCCAGCGCCAATTTTGAATACGGTGCCAAGCTGACGGAGGTGGTGCTGCTGGGCACGGTGGCCCTGCGCTCCCGCAAGAAGATCTATTGGGACGCTGCCAACATGAAGGCCACCAATGCGCCGGAGGCCGACCGCTTCCTC